In Raphanus sativus cultivar WK10039 chromosome 5, ASM80110v3, whole genome shotgun sequence, the following proteins share a genomic window:
- the LOC130494848 gene encoding uncharacterized protein At1g43920, Chloroplastic-like codes for MSSSSEINHGGEIRGFPVKCECGLRVKPYLLKIQENPGRPFYRCITKKDGHLFKWVEDAVCEEVEDAIPKIEIIGRKLTNTITEVDELKTLIKDLKEGVARSEMEIKKWKALMMFFDVSSMYVMYVDIVVVFEFAFDIVVVFQCTGYGNETFMFVS; via the exons ATGAGTTCATCTTCAGAGATAAATCATGGGGGAGAAATTCGTGGATTCCCAGTGAAGTGTGAGTGTGGTTTACGCGTAAAGCCTTACCTATTGAAGATACAAGAGAATCCAGGAAGACCTTTCTACCGTTGCATAACCAAAAAAGAT GGACATTTATTCAAGTGGGTTGAGGATGCTGTGTGTGAAGAGGTTGAAGATGCTATTCCAAAAATCGAAATCATTGGCAGGAAGCTTACTAATACCATAACTGAGGTAGATGAGTTAAAGACTTTGATTAAAGATTTGAAAGAAGGTGTAGCAAGGAGCGAGATGGAAATAAAGAAGTGGAAAGCGTTGATGATGTT CTTTGATGTTTCTTCTATGTATGTCATGTATGTCGACATTGTTGTTGTCTTTGAGTTTGCATTTGACATTGTTGTTGTGTTTCAGTGCACTGGGTATGGTAATGAGACATTCATGTTTGTTTCATGA
- the LOC108837768 gene encoding putative F-box protein At3g23950, which produces MDLPETALVNVLSRFPLKIIARFRTTETENKIERPSQEESRCQQCRIIHFPGSEVAGVYRRSFTASEGSIVYFNRFHENETSTLRVWKLVKYEDVPQAWQLSWDLKLDSLTGSGISYFPVVMHPLNSEIIYLWNSTSKDLVLFNLRTRVFSVHREAEEDGKCMDGCILSFNDCSEYMDSIRKYSLIWYQAGPNNLSFSQYIFPRWLHRLPRPHST; this is translated from the exons ATGGATCTTCCAGAAACAGCATTGGTCAACGTCTTGTCTCGATTTCCACTGAAGATCATCGCGAGATTCAGAACA ACAGAAACAGAGAACAAAATAGAGAGGCCAAGTCAAGAAGAGTCAAGATGTCAACAGTGTCGTATCATACATTTCCCCGGTAGTGAGGTCGCTGGAGTTTACAGGAGGAGCTTCACAGCCTCTGAAGGATCCATTGTTTATTTTAACCGGTTCCATGAGAATGAAACATCGACGCTACGGGTTTGGAAGCTGGTCAAGTACGAAGATGTTCCTCAGGCTTGGCAACTCTCTTGGGATCTCAAGTTGGATTCCTTGACGGGATCTGGTATCAGTTATTTCCCCGTGGTGATGCATCCTTTGAACTCGGAGATTATCTACTTGTGGAACAGTACCTCGAAAGATCTGGTCTTGTTTAACTTGCGCACACGTGTGTTCAGTGTTCATAGAGAGGCAGAAGAAGATGGCAAGTGTATGGATGGTTGCATTTTGAGTTTTAACGACTGCAGCGAGTATATGGACAGCATCCGTAAATACAGTCTCATATGGTATCAAGCTGGTCCTAACAATCTCTCCTTTTCTCAGTATATTTTCCCTCGTTGGCTGCACCGTCTCCCTCGTCCTCACTCTACTTAG